One Eurosta solidaginis isolate ZX-2024a chromosome 5, ASM4086904v1, whole genome shotgun sequence DNA segment encodes these proteins:
- the Srp19 gene encoding signal recognition particle 19 kDa protein produces the protein MAASQPVRTNWNPNKKHSDVERWICIYPAYINSKKTRQEGRRLPKDVCVENPTYSEIRDVLSVTNLRVGVENKQYSRERSREFHVSGRVRVQMRNDDGTPCNPELGCREDIMRFVSIRIPQLKSRQGKSGDQHQHVQAQPSAGGKKGKGKRR, from the exons ATGGCTGCATCACAACCAGTAAGAACAAATTGGAATCCAAATAAAAAGCACAGTGATGTTGAACG cTGGATCTGCATCTATCCCGCATATATAAACAGTAAAAAAACTCGACAAGAAGGTCGACGTTTACCCAAAGATGTTTGCGTTGAGAATCCAACTTATTCCGAGATACGTGATGTGCTATCGGTGACAAACCTGCGTGTCGGTGTTGAAAACAAACAATATTCGAGGGAGCGCAGCAGG GAATTCCACGTCAGCGGCCGTGTGCGCGTGCAAATGCGTAATGATGATGGAACACCATGCAATCCTGAGTTGGGATGTCGTGAAGATATAATGCGTTTTGTATCAATTAGAATTCCACAACTTAAATCACGTCAAGGTAAATCAGGCGATCAGCATCAGCATGTGCAAGCGCAACCATCAGCCGgaggaaagaaaggaaaaggcAAGAGGCGTTAA
- the LOC137254510 gene encoding uncharacterized protein, with amino-acid sequence MSPNATPITHAHFWLCTIGLLLVWIVVISTALPREEKSPSLMKFWGKNQAQEQRLENSCKSLCEQCGCIGFYCGEQCLCEYNKLTSDQTRRSNSYARRNDTKVMRAKRSHTECIAAMQDEAHTKNLPYEVLIQGPTSDHFIHTAMQLAQDMARTAASIQVGVPPQKRSTISIYRPFVPMKHNNELVHGNDNRKLVKDAIARMRRSTDHLDWFSDFASALVRPAPRRKAEESAVSGGNKKRETQRNKEEDNATRESPESWFTDHPKMLLRPAPLFRRRASQPQQKTQTKQQVEPEYENESRESEEVADAPLAPVRKALKNTIRNIQDSELGENIREGLRTGLRDGGDLLQNTFNSGNSEVLPKRFHDDFVEVFDSWMKSQQKMTEPPAASARSAPPSVMLPWLRPVRFLQRVQQALNRDESKE; translated from the coding sequence atgtcaccaAATGCTACGCCCATAACGCACGCCCACTTTTGGCTCTGCACCATAGGATTGCTGCTCGTTTGGATTGTTGTTATTTCGACAGCGTTGCCACGCGAAGAAAAATCGCCATCCCTCATGAAATTTTGGGGCAAGAATCAAGCACAGGAGCAGCGTCTAGAGAACAGTTGTAAGTCGCTATGTGAACAATGTGGCTGCATTGGATTCTATTGTGGTGAACAATGCCTCTGTGAATATAATAAACTTACCAGCGATCAAACACGTCGAAGTAACTCCTACGCAAGACGCAATGACACAAAAGTGATGCGAGCAAAACGTTCACACACCGAATGTATTGCCGCAATGCAGGATGAAGCCCACACGAAAAATCTACCCTACGAAGTGCTCATCCAAGGTCCGACGAGCGATCATTTCATACACACAGCAATGCAATTAGCACAAGATATGGCGCGTACAGCTGCTTCCATACAAGTGGGTGTGCCACCACAAAAACGTTCCACCATATCGATTTATCGTCCCTTTGTGCCCATGAAACATAACAATGAACTTGTTCATGGTAATGATAATCGTAAACTAGTCAAGGACGCAATTGCACGCATGCGACGTTCAACTGATCATTTAGATTGGTTTAGTGATTTCGCAAGTGCTTTAGTGCGTCCAGCGCCACGTCGTAAGGCGGAAGAAAGTGCCGTCAGTGGTGGAAATAAAAAACGTGAAACGCAACGTAACAAAGAAGAGGACAACGCCACACGCGAAAGCCCTGAATCTTGGTTTACTGATCATCCTAAAATGCTACTACGTCCTGCACCACTTTTCCGTCGACGTGCTTCACAACCGCAACAAAAAACTCAAACAAAGCAACAAGTAGAACCAGAATACGAAAATGAAAGTCGTGAATCAGAGGAGGTGGCGGACGCTCCATTGGCACCTGTGCGCAAAGCACTCAAAAACACCATACGTAATATACAAGATTCCGAATTAGGCGAAAACATACGTGAGGGTTTACGTACAGGATTGCGTGATGGCGGTGATTTATTGCAAAATACATTTAATAGCGGTAATTCGGAAGTTTTGCCAAAACGGTTTCATGATGACTTTGTTGAGGTCTTTGATTCGTGGATGAAGAGCCAACAAAAAATGACTGAGCCTCCGGCTGCGTCAGCTCGTTCAGCGCCACCTAGTGTTATGTTGCCTTGGTTGCGTCCGGTACGTTTTCTACAACGCGTGCAACAGGCGCTAAATAGAGACGAAAGTAAGGAGTGA
- the Cht7 gene encoding probable chitinase 10, producing the protein MLPPRLLRVAFVACLILALITQIADSAQTKTRRRLRRPTSTSVSSAASESTSSNVVSRRVTKSSTDEIEKRIDQQPASSSSSAKTTVPRARGRSKSKLRSSAAAAAATTALVASSSTLKSKKTKADDGGMKIVCYYTNWSQYRVKIGKFVPEDIPADLCTHIIFAFGWLKKNKLSSYESNDETKDNVPGLYDRMMLLKKANPKLKILLALGGWSFGTQKFKEMSATRYTRQTFIYSAIPFLRKRGFDGLDMDWEYPKGSDDKKNFVLLLKELREAFEAEAQELKKPRLLLSAAVPVGPDNVRGGYDVPAVASYLDFINLMAYDFHGKWERETGHNAPLYSPSTDSEWRKQLSVDNAASLWVKMGAPKEKLVIGMPTYGRSFTLANIDKHGPNAPATGGGKEGVYTKESGFLAYYEICEMLLNGAVYVWDDEMKVPYMVDGDQWVGFDDERAIRNKMHWIKSNGFGGAMVWTIDMDDFKGEVCGGKVKYPLIGAMREELLGISRGKEVKDVNWTAVAATFEDLEEEKEDKPAPIKIDVEEILSKVRKPSKKQRIKSGLVAKEQNTRPAQVFCYLTSWSAKRPGAGKFLPANIDPKLCTHVVYAFASLKDYKLSEATDDDPENYEQVIALREENPDIHILLAIGGWAFGSKPFKELTSNVFRMNQFVYEAIEFLRDYKFNGLDVDWEYPRGAEDRAAYVNLLRELRVAFEGEAKSSGQPRLLLTAAVPASFEAIAAGYDVPEISKYLDFINVMTYDFHGQWERTVGHNSPLFPLEAATGYQKKLTVDFSAREWVKQGAPKEKLLIGMPMYGRSFELVNETQFDIGAPASGGGKAGKFTNEAGFLSYYEVCSFLAAENTTLVWDSEQQVPFAYRGNQWVGFDDERSLKTKMEWLKEQGFGGIMVWSVDMDDFSGRCGAGKYPLLNALNDELKEYKVELEYDGPYESYGPRGAYTTKDPHDVTCAEEDGHISYHKDWNDCTHYYMCEGERKHHMPCPANLVFNPQENVCDWPENVEGCHAPTEAPA; encoded by the exons CTGCCGCCCCGGTTATTGCGAGTGGCCTTCGTGGCATGCCTGATTTTAGCGCTAATTACACAAATAGCGGATAGTGCGCAAA CTAAGACACGCCGAAGACTACGTCGCCCCACCTCCACATCCGTTTCATCCGCTGCTTCTGAATCAACAAGCAGCAATGTTGTCTCTAGACGTGTTACAAAATCTTCAACCGATGAGATTGAAAAACGCATTGATCAACAACCCGCCTCTTCATCATCATCCGCCAAAACCACAGTACCACGTGCCCGCGGACGTTCAAAGTCGAAGCTACGTAGTTCCGCGGCTGCAGCAGCAGCTACTACCGCTTTGGTGGCAAGCAGCTCCACGTTAAAGAGCAAGAAGACAAAAGCGGATGATGGTGGTATGAAAATTGTTTGCTACTATACAAATTGGTCACAATATCGCGTGAAGATTGGTAAATTTGTACCCGAAGATATTCCAGCCGACTTGTGTACACACATCATTTTCGCTTTTGGTTGGTTAAAAAAGAATAAACTGAGCTCATATGAATCGAATGATGAGACTAAAGATAATGTGCCTGGTTTGTATGATCGTATGATGTTGCTCAAGAAGGCAAATCCGAAATTGAAG ATTTTACTTGCTTTGGGCGGCTGGTCTTTTGGCACACAAAAGTTTAAGGAAATGTCCGCAACACGTTACACGCGTCAGACCTTTATCTACTCAGCCATTCCGTTCTTGCGTAAACGTGGTTTCGATGGTCTCGATATGGATTGGGAATATCCAAAGGGCTCTGATGATAAGAAAAACTTTGTTTTGTTGTTGAAGGAGTTGCGCGAAGCTTTTGAGGCGGAAGCGCAAGAGCTTAAGAAACCGCGTCTCCTGTTATCAGCTGCCGTACCAGTCGGACCCGATAATGTGCGTGGTGGTTATGATGTACCAGCTGTGGCAAGTTATTTGGACTTTATAAATTTAATGGCATACGATTTCCACGGTAAATGGGAGCGTGAGACTGGACACAATGCTCCGCTCTATTCGCCCTCAACAGACTCGGAATGGCGTAAGCAATTATCTGTAGATAATGCAGCTAGCTTGTGGGTGAAGATGGGCGCACCAAAGGAGAAACTCGTGATTG GTATGCCGACATATGGACGGTCCTTCACCTTAGCCAACATCGACAAGCATGGTCCAAATGCTCCTGCGACTGGTGGCGGTAAGGAGGGCGTCTATACCAAGGAAAGTGGTTTCTTGGCTTACTACGAAATCTGCGAGATGTTGTTAAATGGTGCTGTTTACGTTTGGGATGATGAGATGAAGGTGCCGTATATGGTTGATGGAGATCAG TGGGTCGGTTTCGATGACGAGCGCGCAATACGCAACAAAATGCATTGGATCAAATCAAATGGCTTTGGTGGCGCTATGGTTTGGACCATAGATATGGATGATTTCAAGGGGGAGGTATGCGGCGGAAAAGTCAAATATCCATTAATTGGCGCTATGCGCGAAGAATTGTTAGGTATATCACGTGGTAAAGAGGTTAAAGATGTTAACTGGACCGCTGTGGCTGCAACCTTTGAAGATTTGGAGGAAGAAAAG gaaGATAAACCCGCCCCTATTAAAATCGATGTAGAGGAAATACTTAGCAAAGTGCGCAAACCATCGAAGAAGCAACGCATCAAGTCTGGCCTTGTAGCAAAGGAACAAAATA CACGTCCCGCGCAGGTGTTCTGCTACCTCACCAGTTGGTCTGCCAAACGTCCTGGTGCTGGCAAATTTTTACCTGCCAACATTGATCCTAAACTCTGCACCCATGTTGTGTACGCATTCGCTTCACTCAAAGATTACAAGCTCAGCGAGGCAACCGATGACGATCCCGAAAACTATGAACAAGTTATTGCACTACGCGAAGAGAATCCCGACATACATATCTTACTCGCTATCGGGGGCTGGGCTTTCGGTTCGAAACCATTCAAAGAGCTCACATCTAACGTCTTCCGCATGAATCAGTTCGTTTATGAGGCAATCGAGTTTCTACGCGATTACAAATTTAATGGTCTCGATGTCGATTGGGAATATCCACGTGGTGCTGAAGATCGTGCCGCCTATGTTAACCTTTTGCGAGAGCTGCGTGTTGCTTTTGAGGGTGAAGCCAAATCTTCTGGACAGCCACGCCTACTTTTGACTGCTGCGGTGCCGGCTTCATTCGAAGCAATCGCTGCTGGCTATGATGTACCTGAAATTTCGAAATATTTAGATTTCATTAATGTAATGACCTATGACTTCCATGGACAATGGGAGCGTACAGTGGGACATAATTCACCACTCTTCCCTTTGGAAGCGGCAACGGGCTATCAAAAGAAATTGACGGTGGACTTTAGCGCTAGAGAATGGGTTAAACAAGGTGCGCCCAAAGAGAAGCTGCTCATTGGTATGCCTATGTATGGCCGTTCATTTGAGTTGGTGAACGAGACACAATTTGATATTGGCGCTCCTGCGTCTGGTGGTGGTAAGGCAGGCAAATTTACGAATGAAGCTGGTTTCTTGAGCTATTATGAGGTATGCTCATTCCTGGCGGCGGAAAACACAACATTGGTGTGGGACTCCGAACAACAAGTGCCATTTGCTTATCGTGGAAATCAGTGGGTTGGATTCGACGATGAACGTTCGCTGAAGACTAAG ATGGAATGGCTCAAGGAGCAAGGTTTCGGCGGTATAATGGTTTGGTCTGTTGATATGGATGATTTCTCTGGACGTTGTGGAGCTGGAAAATATCCACTTCTGAATGCGCTAAATGATGAATTGAAAGAATATAAAGTTGAATTGGAATATGACGGACCATATGAGTCATATGGACCACGTGGCGCCTACACAACAAAAGATC CTCATGACGTTACCTGCGCCGAGGAAGATGGTCATATTAGCTACCATAAAGATTGGAATGATTGTACACATTATTACATGTGTGAGGGTGAACGCAAACATCATATGCCATGTCCTGCCAATTTAGTTTTCAATCCACAAGAAAATGTTTGCGATTGGCCTGAAAATGTGGAGGGTTGCCACGCGCCAACAGAAGCGCCCGCTTAA